A single region of the Cucumis melo cultivar AY chromosome 3, USDA_Cmelo_AY_1.0, whole genome shotgun sequence genome encodes:
- the LOC103501299 gene encoding protein S-acyltransferase 8-like has product MAIRVYQVWKGSNKFILGGRLIFGPDARSLLVTILLITVPVIIFCAFVARHLRHKFSSYNAGYATLVVAIVFTIYVLVLLFLTSARDPGIIPRNSHPPEDEIRFDTSVSVDVGGRQTPSLQFPRTKEVIVNGLPVRVKYCDTCMLYRPPRCSHCSICNNCVEHFDHHCPWVGQCIGLRNYRYFFMFVSSSTLLCMYVFAMSALYIKVQMDQYESTVWKAMKESPASVILMAYCFVSLWFVGGLTGFHLYLIGTNQTTYENFRYRADNRINVFNRGCVNNFLEVFCSKVEPSRNNFRAFIQEEVPRPQVLPELPRAAADDLASHPRSKVEDDLDIGEDLLKISQRRNIDEISEDIRSRGSNGPPLNAPETDPVLESDHQAPTIRSDRHSSWGRRSGSWEIATEVFANSNVTESRGYVTSKEAFQG; this is encoded by the exons ATGGCGATTCGCGTATACCAAGTCTGGAAAGGGAGTAAT AAGTTCATTCTTGGTGGGAGACTAATATTTGGGCCTGATGCTAGGTCGTTGCTTGTCACAATACTTCTGATTACAGTTCCAGTTATTATCTTTTGTGCATTTGTCGCAAGACATCTTCGACACAAATTTTCATCATATAATGCAGGATATGCCACTCTGGTGGTCGCCATTGTTTTTACTATATAT GTACTGGTACTTCTTTTCCTTACTTCAGCCCGGGACCCAGGAATAATCCCTCGCAATTCACATCCTCCAGAGGATGAAATCCGTTTTGACACTTCAGTATCAGTCGATGTTGGGGGAAGGCAAACTCCAAGTCTCCAGTTTCCACGGACAAAAGAAGTTATTGTAAATGGGCTCCCAGTAAGAGTAAAGTATTGTGACACATGTATGCTATATCGTCCTCCTCGTTGCTCCCACTGCTCAATTTGCAACAATTGTGTGGAACACTTTGATCATCACTGCCCTTGGGTGGGTCAATGTATTGGACTG CGGAACTACAGGTACTTCTTTATGTTTGTATCTTCTTCAACGCTTCTTTGCATGTACGTCTTTGCAATGTCAGCATTGTATATCAAGGTTCAGATGGATCAATATGAGAGCACTGTTTGGaaggcaatgaaagaatcacCTGCATCAGTCATATTAATGGCCTACTGCTTTGTCTCCCTTTGGTTTGTTGGTGGTCTAACTGGCTTCCATTTGTATCTTATTGGCACTAATCAG ACAACCTATGAAAATTTCCGGTACAGAGCTGACAATAGGATCAATGTTTTCAATCGGGGTTGTGTGAATAATTTTCTTGAAGTATTTTGCTCAAAAGTAGAGCCATCAAGGAACAATTTTCGAGCTTTCATCCAAGAGGAGGTGCCAAGGCCGCAAGTTCTTCCTGAGTTGCCCCGTGCTGCAGCAGATGACTTGGCTTCACATCCACGGTCAAAAGTTGAAGACGATCTTGATATAGGTGAAGACTTGTTGAAAATCTCCCAGCGTCGTAACATCGATGAAATCTCAGAGGACATACGTAGTAGAGGGAGTAATGGGCCACCTCTTAATGCCCCAGAGACAGACCCTGTTTTGGAATCTGATCATCAAGCACCAACAATTCGATCAGACCGGCATTCAAGTTGGGGAAGAAGAAGTGGTAGCTGGGAAATTGCAACTGAGGTCTTTGCCAACTCGAACGTGACTGAAAGCCGAGGTTACGTAACATCAAAAGAGGCATTTCAGGGATAA